A stretch of Methanocalculus natronophilus DNA encodes these proteins:
- a CDS encoding Ppx/GppA phosphatase family protein yields the protein MTEQQRIQEETVSFIDIGTNSIRLLVVRLNRNASFTVLTEQKEVARLGEGVFTREELSDAAISRGVTICRKFVDLGLAFGSTGFVAVATSATREANNADIFLEMLLREANLDVRVVSGKEEARLIYRGVVFGLALGKNRALFIDIGGGSTELIIGNQHDYFALESTKLGAIRLTNIFFRESGTGRVSKRKYATMQAYARNLLAQPLNRLGREHFSHVYGSSGTIQNLAGIASRLSPKTSSGSRLRLLDLKHVISRLCSLTLEERRNVPGINPERADIIIGGALILETIMEGLGCEEILISPDGLREGLLMEYLAGIPGFPHALKISARKRSVLQLARSCIIDENHAKTIVTLSGSLFDSARDAGLHTLSHKSRRLLLYAAYLHDIGYFISYSDHHLHSAYIIRHADLVGFDLQEIGIMAEIARYHRKKAPRKKDTIFSLFDPALQEEIRILSLFLRLAEHLDRTHSGLVSDARITRDQAGGIRLKLACRGDCTLEISGLQSAAPVFRKTFGSGFAVDVIKRAT from the coding sequence ATGACTGAACAACAACGAATACAGGAAGAGACCGTCTCCTTTATCGATATTGGCACAAATTCCATCAGGCTCCTTGTCGTCCGCCTGAACCGGAATGCTTCGTTCACTGTCCTGACGGAGCAGAAAGAGGTGGCACGTCTTGGGGAAGGTGTCTTTACCCGGGAAGAGCTCTCGGATGCAGCAATCAGCCGTGGAGTGACTATCTGCAGGAAATTTGTGGATCTGGGTCTTGCCTTTGGCTCAACCGGGTTTGTTGCCGTTGCCACCTCGGCGACACGGGAGGCAAACAATGCGGATATCTTTCTGGAGATGCTTCTCCGTGAGGCAAACCTTGACGTGCGGGTCGTATCCGGAAAAGAGGAGGCGCGCCTGATCTATCGGGGAGTTGTCTTCGGTCTTGCTCTTGGCAAAAACCGTGCACTCTTCATAGATATCGGGGGTGGATCGACTGAGCTTATCATCGGGAACCAGCATGACTATTTTGCGCTTGAGTCAACAAAACTCGGTGCAATCAGGCTGACGAACATCTTCTTCCGTGAATCCGGTACAGGCAGGGTTTCAAAGAGGAAGTATGCAACTATGCAGGCGTATGCCAGAAACCTCCTTGCCCAGCCATTGAACCGGCTTGGAAGAGAGCACTTTTCACATGTGTATGGAAGCTCGGGGACGATCCAGAATCTTGCCGGGATCGCCTCCCGCCTCTCTCCAAAGACTTCATCGGGATCCCGGCTGCGGCTGTTGGATCTGAAACACGTGATCAGCAGGCTCTGTTCCCTCACACTTGAGGAACGGAGAAACGTTCCCGGAATCAATCCTGAACGGGCAGATATAATTATCGGTGGAGCGTTGATCCTTGAAACCATCATGGAAGGACTTGGGTGCGAGGAGATACTGATCTCGCCAGATGGTCTCCGTGAAGGTCTTCTCATGGAATATCTTGCCGGGATCCCCGGATTTCCGCATGCCCTGAAGATCTCTGCCCGGAAACGAAGCGTTCTCCAGCTCGCCAGATCGTGCATAATTGATGAGAATCATGCAAAAACCATCGTCACTCTCAGCGGAAGCCTCTTTGATTCGGCACGTGACGCGGGTCTTCACACGCTCTCTCATAAATCCCGGCGCCTCCTTCTCTATGCAGCGTATCTCCACGATATCGGCTACTTCATATCCTATTCGGATCACCATCTCCATTCAGCCTATATCATCAGGCATGCCGATCTGGTCGGCTTTGACCTGCAGGAGATTGGGATCATGGCAGAGATTGCCCGGTATCACCGGAAGAAAGCGCCACGGAAGAAGGATACCATCTTCTCTCTTTTTGACCCGGCTCTCCAGGAGGAGATCAGGATACTCTCGCTCTTCCTGCGGCTTGCAGAGCACCTGGATCGCACCCATTCAGGGCTTGTCAGCGATGCCAGGATCACCCGTGATCAGGCCGGTGGTATCAGGCTGAAACTTGCCTGCCGGGGTGACTGCACGCTTGAGATCTCCGGCCTTCAATCTGCTGCCCCGGTATTCAGGAAAACCTTTGGTTCTGGTTTTGCCGTGGACGTGATCAAAAGAGCCACGTGA
- a CDS encoding 2-isopropylmalate synthase: protein MAFFVESKSPKRVTVFDTTLRDGEQTPGVSFTYEQKLDIARILSEVGVHAIEAGFPSSSDQERLTVKSIAAEGFDASICGLSRSRVEDVNTCLDCDVDMVHVFIPTSDIQRENTIRKSREEVLRMTGEIVGYVRDHLDACMFSAMDATRTDLPYLIEVLKTASDAGATVVNIPDTVGVYTPNKMQALISALAEEISIPIDIHCHNDFGLAVANTTTAVEAGASQVQVTVNGIGERAGNADIAQTVMILESVHGISTGIETTRLVEMSRLVSRYSGIPIVPIQPVVGDNAFAHESGIHSHGIIANSQTFEPGIMTPEMVGHRRRLALGKHVGRHAVRQMLSLVHINPSDAELDEIVERIKTISSRGRRVTDHDLYAIAEDVMDIRAVQKTIELRDIAVMCGNHSIPTASVRAMVDGIEKVASAIGNGPVDAAVKAVLNVMPIGIQLKDFRIEAISGGTDAIGHVTITVEDQQGRTYDASSSGDDIVMASAEAMINAINLLQFTRDTP, encoded by the coding sequence ATTGCTTTCTTTGTTGAAAGCAAGTCGCCAAAGAGAGTAACTGTTTTTGACACCACCCTCAGGGATGGTGAACAGACACCGGGTGTATCATTCACCTATGAACAGAAACTGGATATTGCACGCATCCTCTCAGAGGTTGGCGTTCATGCAATCGAGGCTGGTTTCCCCTCTTCCTCAGACCAGGAGAGGCTGACGGTCAAAAGTATTGCAGCTGAGGGCTTCGACGCCTCAATCTGCGGTCTCTCCCGCTCACGGGTAGAGGATGTCAACACCTGCCTTGACTGCGATGTCGATATGGTGCATGTCTTCATTCCGACATCAGATATCCAGCGGGAGAATACCATCAGGAAGAGCCGTGAAGAGGTTCTCAGAATGACCGGCGAGATCGTCGGGTATGTCCGCGATCACCTGGACGCCTGCATGTTCTCTGCGATGGATGCAACCAGAACTGATCTTCCATACTTAATCGAGGTCCTGAAAACCGCAAGCGATGCTGGTGCAACAGTCGTCAACATCCCAGATACTGTCGGCGTGTATACGCCGAATAAGATGCAGGCACTGATCTCAGCACTGGCAGAAGAGATCTCCATCCCAATTGATATCCACTGCCACAATGACTTCGGCCTTGCTGTTGCAAACACCACAACAGCCGTTGAAGCCGGTGCATCACAGGTGCAGGTGACGGTCAATGGTATTGGGGAGCGGGCAGGAAATGCCGATATCGCCCAGACCGTGATGATCCTTGAGTCTGTCCACGGTATCAGCACAGGCATTGAGACAACCCGTCTTGTCGAAATGTCACGCCTCGTCTCCCGGTATTCGGGGATACCGATTGTTCCCATCCAGCCGGTGGTCGGTGACAATGCGTTTGCGCATGAATCAGGCATCCATTCGCATGGAATCATCGCAAACTCACAGACATTTGAGCCGGGGATCATGACTCCCGAGATGGTCGGCCACCGCAGGCGTCTGGCGCTTGGCAAACATGTCGGAAGGCATGCGGTTCGCCAGATGCTCTCGCTGGTTCATATCAATCCCTCTGACGCCGAACTGGATGAGATTGTTGAGCGGATCAAGACGATCTCGTCACGGGGCAGGCGTGTGACTGATCACGATCTCTACGCGATTGCTGAGGATGTCATGGATATCCGGGCTGTCCAGAAGACCATTGAGCTCCGTGACATTGCGGTGATGTGCGGGAATCATAGTATTCCAACAGCCAGTGTCCGGGCGATGGTTGATGGTATCGAGAAGGTGGCAAGCGCCATTGGAAACGGCCCTGTCGATGCTGCGGTAAAGGCTGTCCTCAATGTGATGCCAATCGGCATCCAGCTCAAGGACTTCCGGATTGAGGCGATCAGCGGTGGTACCGATGCCATCGGCCATGTGACCATTACGGTCGAGGATCAGCAGGGGCGAACCTATGATGCAAGTTCATCCGGAGATGATATCGTGATGGCATCAGCCGAGGCGATGATCAATGCGATCAATCTCCTCCAGTTTACCAGGGACACACCCTGA
- a CDS encoding aldehyde dehydrogenase family protein has product MEAPRPFCVAGRWKTGSETIPVRYPYTGETIATICTGTEADLRLAAVHAADAFQKTRSLPLYERIRTLRTIAALLDERRDELVRTLILEGGKTRKVAESEVFRAIETIRISMEEAARIEGTILSLDRTAGGAGRTGYLTRVPVGPVLAITPFNYPLNLACHKIGPAIAVGAPFLLKPSTATPLSSGILAEIVLSAGYPEEAVSMIPAPGAVADTIIGDDRFGYLSFTGSPAVGWDIKNRAGKKKVGLELGGNAAAVVCADADLAYAAERIVTGGFANAGQNCVSVQRVLIEQPVYEAMADLIVSGVKNLHTGDPQDPKTDVGPMISPEAAQSTQQAIRSALARGARLLTGGERNGAFLAPTVLTDVAPDLEIACREIFAPVLLLTPFETAQEAFRMVNQSTYGLQAGIFTDSFKTVQEAFSTIEVGALMANDVPTFRVDEMPYGGVRESGMGREGPAYTIREMTVEKMLVVNKK; this is encoded by the coding sequence ATGGAAGCACCACGGCCGTTCTGTGTTGCCGGAAGATGGAAAACTGGTTCTGAGACCATACCTGTGAGGTATCCCTATACCGGCGAGACGATCGCAACAATCTGTACCGGCACAGAAGCAGATCTGAGACTGGCTGCAGTCCATGCAGCAGACGCATTCCAAAAAACCCGCTCCCTTCCTCTCTATGAACGGATACGGACGCTCAGGACTATTGCCGCACTCCTTGACGAGCGGCGGGACGAACTGGTACGGACGCTCATCCTTGAAGGGGGAAAGACAAGGAAGGTTGCGGAGAGCGAGGTGTTTCGCGCTATCGAAACGATCCGGATATCCATGGAAGAGGCCGCACGGATTGAGGGGACAATACTATCGCTTGACCGGACCGCTGGTGGTGCCGGACGCACCGGGTACCTGACCCGTGTGCCGGTTGGCCCGGTGCTTGCAATTACCCCGTTCAACTACCCGTTAAACCTTGCCTGCCACAAGATCGGACCTGCAATTGCCGTTGGTGCGCCTTTCCTCCTGAAGCCGTCAACAGCCACACCCCTCTCATCTGGTATCCTTGCAGAGATCGTTCTTTCTGCCGGATACCCTGAGGAAGCTGTCTCGATGATACCGGCGCCGGGTGCTGTTGCAGATACAATCATCGGAGACGATCGGTTTGGGTATCTCTCCTTCACCGGGAGCCCGGCTGTCGGGTGGGATATCAAAAACCGTGCCGGAAAGAAGAAAGTCGGTCTTGAGCTTGGCGGGAATGCCGCAGCAGTCGTCTGCGCCGATGCTGACCTTGCGTATGCCGCAGAACGAATTGTCACCGGCGGGTTTGCCAATGCGGGGCAGAACTGCGTCTCGGTGCAGCGCGTCCTCATCGAGCAGCCCGTGTATGAGGCTATGGCTGATCTGATTGTATCGGGTGTCAAAAACCTGCACACCGGTGATCCACAGGATCCAAAAACCGATGTTGGCCCGATGATCTCACCTGAGGCTGCACAATCCACGCAGCAGGCGATCAGGTCTGCACTCGCTCGTGGTGCCCGCCTCCTCACCGGTGGGGAGAGAAATGGAGCATTCCTTGCACCGACCGTCCTCACAGATGTCGCACCAGACCTTGAAATCGCATGCAGGGAGATCTTTGCACCTGTCCTTCTGCTCACTCCCTTTGAGACGGCTCAGGAGGCCTTCAGGATGGTAAATCAGTCGACTTATGGGCTTCAGGCCGGGATCTTTACAGACTCCTTTAAAACAGTGCAGGAGGCTTTCTCGACAATTGAGGTTGGTGCGCTGATGGCAAATGATGTTCCGACATTCCGGGTTGATGAGATGCCGTATGGCGGAGTCAGGGAATCAGGCATGGGCCGTGAAGGACCGGCGTATACAATCAGGGAGATGACTGTGGAAAAGATGCTGGTTGTCAATAAAAAGTGA
- a CDS encoding prefoldin subunit beta yields MENPNIPQKVQNQIAQLQQMQQQMQTILQQKSQYEMTVREAKRAEEELKETETDANVYMSVGSVMVQQSKEYVEKALSEKIDTLELRIKSLEKQEKALSTKFEELQQQVRNALEGRMPEAA; encoded by the coding sequence TTGGAAAATCCTAACATCCCCCAGAAGGTTCAGAATCAGATTGCACAGCTCCAGCAGATGCAGCAGCAGATGCAGACGATTCTTCAGCAGAAGAGCCAGTATGAAATGACGGTCCGTGAGGCAAAACGGGCAGAAGAAGAACTGAAAGAGACCGAAACTGACGCAAATGTCTACATGAGCGTCGGTTCAGTGATGGTCCAGCAGTCAAAAGAGTATGTCGAGAAGGCCCTCTCCGAGAAGATCGATACACTTGAACTCAGGATCAAGTCACTCGAAAAACAGGAGAAAGCCCTCTCAACAAAATTCGAGGAACTCCAGCAGCAGGTCAGAAACGCCCTTGAAGGCCGGATGCCTGAGGCTGCATAA
- a CDS encoding KEOPS complex subunit Pcc1 yields the protein MTHTAEFWFASPHAEAICQAVAPEMEDETGERSRATISQEGEKIFLTITAGDIPALRASLNMWLRLITIAEEMQEIDYIGKS from the coding sequence ATGACGCATACAGCAGAGTTCTGGTTTGCTTCACCGCATGCAGAGGCCATCTGCCAGGCAGTCGCGCCGGAGATGGAAGACGAAACCGGAGAGAGATCGCGCGCAACTATCAGCCAGGAAGGAGAGAAAATCTTCCTCACCATCACTGCCGGGGATATCCCGGCATTGCGGGCCTCATTAAACATGTGGCTCCGCCTCATAACAATAGCAGAAGAGATGCAGGAGATTGATTACATTGGAAAATCCTAA
- a CDS encoding DNA-directed RNA polymerase subunit P codes for MTGSYKCAHCKKRVEIDVNVRCPYCGHRILFKERGAVIKDLKAR; via the coding sequence GTGACCGGATCATACAAGTGCGCCCACTGCAAGAAGAGGGTTGAGATCGATGTGAATGTCCGCTGCCCGTACTGCGGACACCGTATCCTCTTCAAAGAGCGCGGCGCAGTCATCAAAGATCTCAAAGCCAGATGA
- a CDS encoding 50S ribosomal protein L37ae, giving the protein MAKGKHRAKGRVSGSSGRFGPRYGRFIRKSINATEKVQRRKHLCPRCDTLSVKRDGTGIWNCRKCSFKFAGGAYAPQTPGLKVALRNIDASLKKEA; this is encoded by the coding sequence ATGGCTAAAGGTAAACACAGAGCAAAAGGTCGCGTCTCTGGAAGCTCAGGGCGTTTTGGACCTCGCTACGGCAGATTCATCAGGAAGAGCATAAACGCGACCGAGAAGGTACAGCGGCGCAAGCACCTCTGTCCACGGTGCGACACCCTGTCAGTGAAGCGCGACGGTACAGGAATCTGGAACTGTAGAAAATGCAGTTTCAAGTTTGCAGGCGGAGCCTATGCACCGCAGACACCCGGCCTGAAGGTCGCGCTGCGGAACATTGATGCGTCGCTGAAGAAGGAGGCGTAG
- a CDS encoding ribosome assembly factor SBDS translates to MIPLDQAVVARLESHGERFEILVDPDLAQAIREGGDIDVEDAVAARYVYENAAHVEKASDEALTKVFQTTEFEEVARAIIEKGEIHLTSEQRKQRSEDKRRQVITYIARNAINPQTNLPHPPQRIELALEEVRINFDPFKSVEALVKETVRALRPVLPIKFAERKFAVKIPPDHAPRGYGEIAGSPMVTMEREEWQADGSWICLVKIPAGMQEEFFSLVNRISKGDAEVRIIE, encoded by the coding sequence ATGATCCCTCTCGATCAGGCCGTTGTCGCGCGCCTCGAATCCCATGGGGAGAGGTTTGAGATCCTTGTCGACCCGGATCTGGCGCAGGCGATCCGGGAAGGCGGGGATATCGATGTGGAGGATGCGGTTGCAGCCCGGTATGTGTACGAGAATGCCGCTCATGTCGAGAAGGCATCTGACGAAGCCCTGACAAAGGTCTTTCAGACAACCGAATTTGAGGAAGTCGCACGTGCAATCATCGAAAAGGGAGAGATTCACCTTACATCCGAGCAGCGGAAGCAGCGTTCCGAAGATAAGCGGCGGCAGGTGATCACCTATATCGCCCGGAACGCAATCAATCCCCAGACGAACCTGCCCCATCCTCCCCAGCGGATCGAACTTGCGCTTGAGGAGGTCAGGATCAATTTTGACCCATTCAAATCTGTTGAGGCACTCGTCAAAGAGACTGTCAGGGCGCTCAGGCCGGTTCTCCCAATCAAGTTTGCCGAACGGAAATTCGCTGTTAAAATTCCCCCGGACCACGCGCCACGCGGATACGGCGAGATTGCCGGATCCCCGATGGTGACGATGGAGCGGGAGGAGTGGCAGGCTGATGGATCGTGGATCTGCCTTGTAAAAATCCCGGCAGGCATGCAGGAAGAGTTCTTCTCGCTCGTCAACCGCATCTCCAAAGGTGATGCCGAGGTCAGAATCATAGAGTAA
- the psmA gene encoding archaeal proteasome endopeptidase complex subunit alpha, translating to MQPQPNQMGYDRAITVFSPDGRLYQVEYAREAVKRGTTAVGIKCKEGAVLIVDKRVSSKLLEPSSIEKIFQIDAHIGVASSGLVGDARALVDRARVEAQINRVSYDEAIDVETLAKKLGDHMQTYTQFGGARPYGTALLIAGIADGTCHLFETDPSGTLLEYKATGIGIGRPAVMKVFEEEYNPEHTCKEAILLGLKALHAATEGKFDVNTVEIGLVSLQAGTFRKMTPEEVAICVEEFEQ from the coding sequence ATGCAACCACAACCAAATCAGATGGGATATGACCGGGCGATCACTGTGTTCAGCCCGGACGGCCGCCTCTATCAGGTCGAGTATGCACGTGAGGCAGTAAAGAGAGGAACAACTGCTGTTGGAATAAAATGCAAGGAAGGAGCGGTGTTGATCGTTGACAAGCGTGTCAGCTCAAAGCTGCTTGAACCCTCATCAATTGAGAAGATATTCCAGATAGACGCCCATATCGGGGTTGCTTCATCCGGTCTCGTCGGCGATGCACGGGCACTTGTCGACAGGGCGCGGGTCGAGGCTCAGATCAACCGCGTCTCCTATGATGAGGCGATCGATGTGGAGACCCTGGCAAAAAAACTCGGCGACCACATGCAGACATACACCCAGTTCGGGGGTGCACGCCCCTATGGAACGGCCCTGTTGATCGCAGGCATTGCAGATGGTACATGCCACCTCTTCGAGACCGACCCCTCAGGGACGCTGCTTGAGTACAAGGCAACCGGCATCGGTATCGGCAGACCCGCGGTTATGAAAGTCTTTGAAGAAGAGTATAACCCCGAACACACCTGCAAAGAGGCAATTCTCCTCGGCTTAAAGGCCCTCCATGCCGCAACCGAGGGGAAGTTCGATGTGAATACCGTTGAGATTGGGCTGGTCTCCCTCCAGGCGGGCACGTTCCGGAAGATGACACCGGAAGAAGTCGCCATCTGCGTCGAAGAATTCGAGCAGTGA
- a CDS encoding Rpp14/Pop5 family protein → MKVLPPTLREKRRYILLRITPRGLVADERDLYYAVSRCVTQLFGDTTASLIHTATISREGDFLILRCRRGCERMLAAAVATVHQVNDTPVHLETVATSGTLKAIRRRMSGEVEGVFVSCTINGREQSGLRYPDGKIDLIRRDMKGQEVVFLTQDDMENVNATTTKSDGI, encoded by the coding sequence ATGAAAGTTCTTCCGCCGACGCTCCGGGAGAAGCGGAGATATATCCTGCTCAGGATCACGCCGCGAGGCCTGGTTGCTGATGAGCGTGATCTCTACTATGCAGTCAGCAGGTGCGTCACCCAACTCTTCGGGGATACAACCGCATCACTCATCCACACCGCAACAATCAGCCGCGAAGGAGATTTCCTGATACTCAGGTGCAGGCGGGGATGCGAGAGAATGCTCGCTGCAGCTGTCGCTACAGTGCACCAGGTAAACGACACCCCTGTACACCTGGAGACAGTAGCCACTTCGGGGACACTGAAAGCCATCAGGAGAAGAATGTCAGGAGAAGTTGAGGGTGTCTTCGTCTCCTGCACCATCAACGGAAGGGAGCAAAGCGGGCTCCGGTACCCTGATGGAAAGATTGACCTTATCAGAAGAGATATGAAAGGTCAGGAAGTAGTATTTCTCACACAAGACGATATGGAGAATGTCAATGCAACCACAACCAAATCAGATGGGATATGA
- a CDS encoding RNase P subunit p30 family protein translates to MTVTDVFIHPFPKGDSTLLRMADTASAFGYDTVVAIGHPNTEIKGVRVLNGTIVHEKSLKAVNAAVRKRTYDIIGVQAGENSFNRSVIQTDGVHLLTDLFQTQRNAFDHVTAKLAAKRHIAIHLDIGRIIVCHGHMRQKVLSRYRELLALQRKFGFSFALGSGAESILGQRSVREMVLLAELFGMTEDETIQALGTVPDLFSGSDLPKVIR, encoded by the coding sequence ATGACGGTCACGGATGTTTTCATCCATCCCTTCCCAAAGGGTGACTCGACACTGCTTCGGATGGCTGACACCGCCTCTGCATTTGGCTATGACACCGTCGTTGCCATTGGCCATCCAAACACAGAGATCAAAGGCGTCAGGGTTCTGAATGGAACTATTGTCCACGAAAAATCGTTAAAAGCAGTGAACGCGGCCGTCAGAAAGAGAACCTATGATATCATCGGAGTGCAGGCAGGAGAGAACAGCTTCAACCGGAGCGTCATCCAGACAGACGGGGTGCACCTCCTCACCGATCTCTTCCAGACACAGAGAAATGCATTTGATCATGTAACAGCAAAACTTGCTGCCAAACGGCATATTGCCATTCACCTGGATATCGGGAGGATCATAGTCTGCCATGGCCACATGCGGCAGAAGGTGCTCTCCCGGTACCGGGAGCTGCTTGCCCTGCAGAGAAAATTTGGGTTCTCCTTTGCACTCGGGAGCGGGGCTGAGTCCATTCTTGGCCAGCGGTCTGTCCGGGAGATGGTGCTGCTTGCGGAACTCTTTGGCATGACAGAAGACGAGACGATCCAGGCTTTAGGCACGGTTCCGGATCTCTTTTCAGGATCAGACCTGCCGAAGGTGATCAGATGA
- a CDS encoding 50S ribosomal protein L15e encodes MSKSMYSYVRSAWKKPDETDVKKLLWHRMQKWRREESVVRVKRPTRIDRARTLGYKAKQGIIVVRAQVRRGGRRKSRYVRGRRTARMGMARVTAAKSIQRIAEERAGRKYPNMEVLNSYWVGEDGVRKFYEVILVDRDHPGIRNDPTLNWICDEKNRAFRGKTSAGKKGRGMRHRGRGTEKTRPSIRSHKNQGK; translated from the coding sequence ATGTCAAAGTCAATGTATTCATATGTCCGTTCCGCATGGAAAAAACCTGACGAGACGGATGTAAAAAAGCTCCTCTGGCATCGTATGCAGAAATGGAGGAGAGAGGAATCAGTCGTCCGGGTCAAACGCCCGACACGTATCGACCGTGCCCGCACACTCGGCTATAAAGCCAAGCAGGGCATCATCGTCGTCCGCGCCCAGGTACGCAGGGGCGGTCGCAGAAAGTCCAGGTACGTCAGGGGACGGAGGACTGCACGGATGGGCATGGCCCGCGTCACAGCCGCCAAAAGCATCCAGCGGATCGCTGAAGAGCGTGCAGGCCGGAAGTACCCGAATATGGAGGTCTTAAACTCCTACTGGGTTGGTGAAGACGGCGTCCGGAAATTCTACGAGGTAATCCTGGTTGATCGCGACCACCCCGGCATCAGAAATGATCCGACACTCAACTGGATCTGCGATGAGAAGAACCGGGCTTTCCGCGGGAAGACCTCCGCAGGCAAGAAAGGCCGTGGTATGCGCCACCGTGGAAGAGGGACTGAGAAGACCCGGCCCAGTATCCGCTCACATAAAAACCAGGGGAAATAA
- the moaC gene encoding cyclic pyranopterin monophosphate synthase MoaC has product MVEFTHLAGDRVRMVDITEKADSHRSATATGTIFLSAETLRAIAEKTTRKGNVLATAEVAAILAVKKTATIIPMCHPIPVGGVTVSFSENTDSIGATVTVKTYGRTGVEMEALTGVSVALLTIWDMVKSAEKDEDGQYPATRIEGISVVRKEKSLAEPSSFKSAGDE; this is encoded by the coding sequence ATGGTTGAATTTACGCATCTTGCAGGTGATCGTGTCCGGATGGTCGATATCACGGAGAAGGCAGACAGTCACCGGTCAGCAACCGCCACCGGCACAATATTCTTATCGGCTGAGACGCTTCGTGCCATCGCTGAAAAGACGACACGAAAAGGGAATGTCCTGGCAACCGCCGAGGTGGCTGCGATCCTGGCTGTGAAGAAGACAGCCACGATCATCCCGATGTGCCACCCAATCCCGGTTGGCGGTGTCACCGTATCATTTTCAGAAAATACCGACTCCATCGGGGCAACCGTCACAGTAAAGACCTACGGAAGGACAGGTGTTGAGATGGAAGCTCTCACCGGCGTCTCGGTAGCCCTTCTTACCATATGGGACATGGTGAAGTCTGCTGAGAAAGATGAGGATGGCCAGTACCCGGCAACCCGGATTGAAGGAATCTCGGTTGTGAGGAAGGAGAAAAGCCTTGCTGAACCATCATCCTTTAAGTCTGCCGGTGACGAATAA